One Halovivax ruber XH-70 genomic region harbors:
- a CDS encoding cytochrome c oxidase subunit I: MAHRYDVLGLFDNEYDDEGFRTCSVTGLRIHHTVENHVKLFGLTAVVALLVGGIFAFTVATTRWEAIGLLGPDAFYTHLSMHAWNLLIFWMVFMEVAILYVGGPMVLGRRLPWTKVATAGWLTMVAGAVAVNYTIWTTSTPNEAPLLTAYVPMPVSPWFYAAACLFIVGTVIAALPFFVAMWREKREYPGKTLPLVAFAAFVTSIIAVEALVGGLVAFAPAMLWRLEIIEWVDAAWYRQMYWIVGHGTQQINLVAMITVWYFLTHVVAGAEVVSEKVSRTAFILYLFFINLGAAHHLLSDPAVSTGWRIWNTSYAFYGATFASLIHAFAIPAGIEAGRRKRGKGGGLFGWLTSAPWGNPVFSSTIFSIILFGFLGGITGVMMGQLQLNMTWHNTFATVGHFHATVVLGTTVAFMGLLFFLIRTMFRRQWLSTRLAAVQPYLYAGAMGVAVLMMMYVGILYGVPRRTVEVVSNIQGTEFDLAAASPLFAIFGIFALLAIAAGVLFILLAVGSLLFGKRIDDGTNVSDLVADGGLAMAEDPDDPVHAYEMRGTFVLCLVFLAAFVITYLLNWYLLTQLWSIGA, from the coding sequence ATGGCACACAGATACGACGTCCTCGGCCTGTTCGACAACGAGTACGACGACGAGGGCTTCCGGACGTGTTCGGTGACCGGGCTCCGGATCCACCACACCGTCGAGAACCACGTGAAGCTGTTCGGGCTGACGGCGGTCGTCGCCCTGCTCGTCGGCGGCATCTTCGCGTTCACCGTCGCGACGACCCGGTGGGAGGCGATCGGCCTCCTCGGGCCCGACGCCTTCTACACGCACCTGAGTATGCACGCCTGGAACCTGCTCATCTTCTGGATGGTGTTCATGGAGGTGGCGATCCTCTACGTCGGCGGGCCGATGGTACTGGGTCGGAGACTGCCGTGGACGAAGGTGGCGACGGCGGGCTGGCTCACGATGGTCGCCGGTGCGGTCGCCGTCAACTACACCATCTGGACGACGTCGACGCCCAACGAGGCCCCGCTACTGACCGCGTACGTCCCGATGCCGGTCTCGCCGTGGTTCTACGCCGCGGCCTGTCTCTTCATCGTTGGCACCGTGATCGCGGCACTGCCGTTCTTCGTCGCGATGTGGCGCGAGAAGCGCGAGTATCCCGGAAAGACGCTCCCGCTCGTCGCGTTCGCCGCGTTCGTCACCTCGATCATCGCCGTCGAGGCGCTCGTCGGCGGACTCGTCGCGTTCGCGCCGGCGATGCTCTGGCGCTTAGAGATCATCGAGTGGGTCGACGCCGCCTGGTACCGGCAGATGTACTGGATCGTCGGCCACGGCACCCAGCAGATCAACCTCGTGGCGATGATCACGGTCTGGTACTTCCTCACCCACGTCGTCGCCGGCGCGGAGGTCGTCAGCGAGAAGGTCTCGCGGACGGCCTTTATCCTCTACCTCTTCTTCATCAACCTCGGGGCGGCCCACCACCTGCTGTCGGACCCCGCAGTCTCGACCGGGTGGCGCATCTGGAACACCTCCTACGCCTTTTACGGCGCGACGTTCGCCAGCCTGATCCACGCCTTCGCCATTCCGGCGGGCATCGAGGCCGGTCGCCGCAAGCGCGGCAAGGGCGGCGGCCTCTTCGGCTGGCTCACCTCCGCTCCCTGGGGCAACCCCGTCTTCTCGTCGACGATCTTCTCGATCATCCTCTTCGGCTTCCTCGGCGGGATCACCGGCGTCATGATGGGGCAGTTGCAGCTCAACATGACCTGGCACAACACGTTCGCGACGGTGGGGCACTTCCACGCGACGGTCGTCCTCGGCACAACGGTCGCGTTCATGGGCCTGCTCTTCTTCCTGATCCGGACGATGTTCAGACGCCAGTGGCTCTCGACCCGCCTCGCGGCGGTCCAGCCGTATCTCTACGCGGGCGCGATGGGCGTCGCCGTCCTCATGATGATGTACGTCGGCATCCTCTACGGCGTCCCGCGCCGGACCGTCGAAGTCGTGAGCAACATCCAGGGCACCGAGTTCGACCTCGCGGCGGCGAGTCCGCTGTTCGCCATCTTCGGGATCTTCGCGCTGCTCGCCATCGCCGCCGGGGTCCTGTTCATCCTGCTAGCCGTCGGCTCGCTGCTGTTCGGCAAGCGGATCGACGACGGGACCAACGTCTCGGACCTCGTTGCTGATGGTGGGTTAGCGATGGCTGAAGACCCCGACGATCCCGTCCACGCCTACGAGATGCGCGGGACGTTCGTCCTCTGTCTCGTCTTCCTGGCCGCGTTCGTGATCACGTACCTGCTAAACTGGTATCTGCTGACCCAGCTCTGGTCGATCGGCGCCTGA
- a CDS encoding heme/copper-type cytochrome/quinol oxidase subunit 2: MTSPLKPPEGDWWSQPVNRRESIWLGLGAIWSVILFGWMSVWTTAGEQNPIGETYRIEAEAFREKMSAYKDAATETDEGLVPPGTDVYIQAMRFYWDGAPVVLEAGTEYDIHLNSMDVQHGFSLRPEDALSKQINLQVLPGYEWVVPMTFDEPGTYHIICNEFCGEGHRTMHGTIVVTEGS, encoded by the coding sequence ATGACGTCACCACTCAAACCACCCGAAGGCGACTGGTGGAGTCAGCCGGTCAACCGGCGCGAATCGATCTGGCTGGGGCTGGGTGCCATCTGGTCGGTGATCCTCTTCGGCTGGATGAGCGTCTGGACCACCGCCGGAGAGCAAAACCCCATCGGCGAGACCTATCGGATCGAGGCCGAGGCGTTTCGCGAGAAGATGTCGGCCTACAAGGATGCGGCGACGGAGACCGACGAGGGGCTCGTCCCGCCAGGGACGGACGTCTACATCCAGGCGATGCGGTTCTACTGGGACGGCGCGCCGGTCGTCCTCGAGGCCGGCACCGAGTACGACATTCACCTGAACTCGATGGACGTCCAGCACGGCTTCTCGTTGCGACCGGAAGACGCGCTCAGCAAGCAGATCAACCTGCAGGTGCTGCCGGGCTACGAGTGGGTCGTCCCGATGACCTTCGACGAGCCGGGCACCTACCACATCATCTGTAACGAGTTCTGCGGAGAGGGCCACCGGACGATGCACGGGACGATCGTCGTGACGGAGGGGAGCTGA